The proteins below are encoded in one region of Juglans microcarpa x Juglans regia isolate MS1-56 chromosome 4D, Jm3101_v1.0, whole genome shotgun sequence:
- the LOC121259306 gene encoding transcription termination factor MTERF15, mitochondrial-like codes for MSGYLCSRHLLLGKHRRTNLGFLLKNGFFIGKSFASVGLSESNEKLEEKKHSFAVSYFINYCGLSTKSAILASQRVRFRTPEKPDSVLNLLKENGFTNTQISRLVRIAPQLLLSNPEKTLLPKIEFFRSMGASSSDLSRILSSNPTLLRRSLEKHLIPCYDFLKSVLILDEKVVTVFKRSPWVVCMHNMVPNIALLRQVGVLQSTISLLVTNFPSTAFVKHTRFAEAIHEVKEMGYDPSKTVFVNAIQVLLRMSGPKLESKLELYKRWGWSKDVALLAFKRHPNCMLLSDKKITKAMDFLVNKMGGSSTDIARNPQVLFFSLEKRIMPRCSVIQILIAKGLVKNDMSLATFIQPGERCFLDKFVIKFRDGVPELRNVYTEKKDLLDVKIQS; via the coding sequence ATGTCTGGTTATCTCTGTTCAAGACATCTATTACTAGGCAAACACAGGAGGACCAATTTGGGTTTTCTTCTGAAAAATGGTTTCTTTATTGGCAAATCATTTGCTTCCGTCGGTTTATCTGAATCTAATGaaaaactagaagaaaaaaaacattctttTGCGGTGTCTTACTTCATAAACTATTGTGGGTTGTCCACAAAATCTGCTATTTTAGCATCCCAGAGGGTACGATTTCGAACTCCGGAGAAACCAGACTCAGTGCTTAATCTCCTCAAAGAGAATGGGTTCACCAATACCCAAATCTCCCGGCTTGTCAGGATAGCACCGCAGCTGCTTTTATCTAATCCCGAGAAGACCCTTTTGCCCAAGATTGAGTTTTTCCGTTCTATGGGGGCTTCAAGCTCTGACCTCTCTAGGATCCTCTCTTCAAACCCTACTCTGTTAAGAAGGAGCTTGGAGAAACATCTTATACCCTGTTATGATTTCCTGAAGAGTGTACTTATTCTTGACGAGAAAGTTGTTACCGTTTTCAAGCGCTCACCATGGGTTGTTTGTATGCATAATATGGTTCCCAACATAGCACTTTTGAGACAAGTTGGAGTGCTTCAATCCACAATCTCTTTATTGGTAACTAATTTTCCTTCTACAGCGTTTGTTAAGCATACTAGGTTTGCTGAGGCGATCCACGAGGTGAAGGAAATGGGATATGATCCCTCCAAAACGGTTTTCGTTAATGCAATCCAAGTGTTATTGAGGATGAGTGGACCAAAGTTGGAATCGAAGTTGGAGCTTTATAAGAGATGGGGTTGGTCAAAAGACGTTGCTCTCTTAGCCTTTAAAAGGCATCCAAATTGTATGCTTTTATCAGATAAGAAGATCACAAAAGCAATGGATTTCCTTGTGAACAAAATGGGGGGTTCATCAACAGACATTGCTAGAAATCCTCAAGTTCTATTTTTCAGCTTGGAGAAGAGGATTATGCCTAGATGTTCAGTTATTCAGATTTTGATAGCCAAGGGTTTGGTTAAGAATGATATGTCCCTGGCGACTTTCATACAACCTGGCGAGAGGTGCTTCCTGGATAAGTTTGTGATCAAATTTCGAGATGGTGTTCCTGAACTGCGAAATGTGTATACGGAAAAGAAGGATCTTTTGGATGTTAAAATTCAATCTTAG
- the LOC121260219 gene encoding transcription termination factor MTERF15, mitochondrial-like: MFGYLFSRHLLLGKHRRTNLGFLLKNGFFIGKSFASVGLAESNEKLEEKKHSFAVSYFINCCGLSTKSAILASQRVRFRTPEKPDSVLNLLKENGFTNTQITRLVRIEPQLVLSNPEKTLLPKIEFFRSMGASSSDLSRILSSNPALLTRSLEKYLIPCYDFLKSVLILDEKVVTVFKRSPWVVCMHNLVPNIALLRQVGVPQSTISFLVTNFPSTAFVKHSRFVEAIHEVKEMGYDPSKTVFVHAIQVLLRMSRPKLESKLELYKRWGWSKDVALLAFKRHPNCMLLSDKKITKAMDFLVNKMGGSSTDIAKNPTVLFFSLEKRIIPRCSVIQILIAKGLVKNDMSLGTFILPGERCFLDKFVIKFQDGVPELRNVYTEKSDLLDVKIQS; this comes from the coding sequence ATGTTTGGTTATCTCTTTTCAAGACATCTATTACTAGGCAAACACAGGAGGACCAATTTGGGGTTTCTTCTGAAAAATGGTTTCTTTATTGGCAAATCATTTGCTTCAGTCGGTTTAGCTGAATCTAATGaaaaactagaagaaaaaaaacattctttTGCGGTGTCTTACTTCATAAACTGTTGTGGGTTGTCCACAAAATCTGCTATTTTAGCATCCCAGAGGGTACGATTTCGAACTCCAGAGAAACCAGACTCAGTGCTTAATCTCCTCAAAGAGAATGGGTTCACCAATACTCAAATCACCCGGCTTGTCAGGATAGAACCGCAGCTGGTTTTATCTAATCCTGAGAAGACCCTTTTGCCCAAGATTGAGTTTTTCCGTTCTATGGGGGCTTCAAGCTCCGACCTCTCTAGGATCCTCTCTTCAAACCCTGCTCTGTTAACAAGGAGCTTGGAGAAATATCTTATACCCTGTTATGATTTCCTGAAGAGTGTACTTATTCTTGACGAGAAAGTTGTTACCGTTTTCAAGCGCTCACCATGGGTTGTTTGTATGCATAATTTGGTTCCCAATATAGCACTTTTGAGACAAGTTGGAGTGCCTCAATCCACAATCTCTTTCTTGGTAACTAATTTTCCTTCTACAGCGTTTGTTAAGCATAGTAGGTTTGTTGAGGCTATCCACGAGGTGAAGGAAATGGGATATGATCCCTCCAAAACGGTTTTCGTTCATGCAATCCAAGTGTTATTGAGGATGAGTAGACCAAAGTTGGAATCGAAGTTGGAGCTTTATAAGAGATGGGGTTGGTCAAAAGACGTTGCTCTCTTAGCCTTTAAACGGCATCCAAATTGTATGCTTTTATCAGATAAGAAGATCACAAAAGCAATGGACTTCCTTGTGAACAAAATGGGGGGTTCATCAACAGACATTGCTAAAAATCCTACAGTTCTATTTTTCAGCTTGGAGAAGAGGATTATACCTAGATGTTCAGTTATTCAGATTTTGATAGCCAAGGGTTTGGTTAAGAATGATATGTCCCTGGGGACTTTCATACTACCTGGCGAGAGGTGCTTCCTGGATAAGTTTGTGATCAAATTTCAAGATGGTGTTCCTGAACTGCGGAATGTGTATACGGAAAAGTCGGATCTTTTGGATGTTAAAATTCAGTCTTAG